Proteins from a single region of Paraflavitalea devenefica:
- a CDS encoding DUF4920 domain-containing protein yields the protein MKQLLLLVVAATTLSLAQAQPPKGPANPGDVYGAKTTSNGAVDIATLPAKLAKKDSLQTKVIAKVLDVCPKKGCWMKVQVNDSTTAFVKMKDYAFFVPLDVIGKTVVLDTEAKMKTTSVDELKHYAEDAKKPQAEIDAITEPKKEIRLLANGILVLK from the coding sequence ATGAAACAGCTTTTATTATTAGTGGTTGCTGCCACTACCTTATCCCTGGCGCAAGCCCAACCTCCCAAAGGCCCGGCCAATCCTGGCGACGTTTACGGCGCCAAAACAACTTCCAATGGTGCTGTTGATATTGCCACCCTGCCAGCCAAACTGGCTAAAAAAGACAGCCTCCAAACCAAGGTCATTGCCAAAGTACTGGATGTATGCCCTAAAAAAGGCTGCTGGATGAAAGTACAGGTGAATGATTCCACCACCGCTTTCGTGAAAATGAAAGATTATGCTTTCTTCGTTCCCCTGGATGTAATTGGTAAAACCGTTGTCCTGGATACCGAAGCCAAGATGAAGACCACTTCTGTAGATGAGCTGAAGCACTATGCAGAAGACGCTAAAAAGCCACAGGCCGAAATAGACGCCATTACCGAGCCTAAAAAGGAGATCCGTCTCCTGGCCAATGGGATATTGGTGCTGAAGTAA
- a CDS encoding YceD family protein: protein MSSRRNFDIAFVGLKPGIHEFEYEIDDKFFVDYQEQDFRNCIAQVKLTLDKKVGFMLLKFEVGGKLEVTCDRCGNNLPLQLWDDFNIVVKMVENPEEMNEQEEDPDVYYISRGESHLRVSDWIYEFINLSIPMQRMCTEEEMGGPHCNKEVLAMLKKLDAQNNEPKNPLWKGLEKFKDLGDN, encoded by the coding sequence ATGAGTAGCCGCAGGAATTTTGATATTGCATTCGTAGGGTTAAAGCCGGGAATTCATGAGTTTGAGTATGAAATCGACGATAAGTTCTTTGTAGACTACCAGGAGCAGGACTTCCGCAACTGCATCGCCCAGGTAAAGCTCACGCTCGATAAGAAAGTAGGCTTTATGCTGCTGAAGTTTGAAGTAGGCGGCAAACTGGAAGTAACCTGCGACCGTTGTGGCAATAACCTGCCTTTGCAACTCTGGGATGATTTCAACATCGTAGTAAAGATGGTGGAAAACCCGGAAGAAATGAATGAGCAGGAAGAAGATCCCGACGTATATTATATATCACGTGGAGAAAGCCACTTACGGGTATCAGACTGGATCTACGAGTTTATCAACCTGAGCATACCCATGCAGCGGATGTGTACAGAAGAAGAGATGGGAGGCCCGCACTGCAATAAAGAAGTGCTGGCCATGCTGAAAAAGCTGGATGCACAGAACAATGAACCCAAAAACCCTTTATGGAAAGGGTTGGAAAAGTTCAAAGATTTAGGAGACAATTGA
- the rpmF gene encoding 50S ribosomal protein L32 — MPNPKRRHSQQRGAKRRTHYKAEKVTLSKDSTTGEIHVRHRAHVSEGKLYYKGKVVVEKAPIK; from the coding sequence ATGCCAAATCCCAAACGCAGACATTCCCAACAAAGGGGTGCGAAGAGAAGAACTCACTATAAAGCTGAGAAAGTTACGCTGAGCAAGGATAGCACTACCGGTGAGATCCATGTTCGCCACCGTGCTCACGTAAGTGAGGGTAAATTGTATTATAAAGGTAAAGTGGTAGTAGAAAAAGCTCCCATTAAATAA
- the plsX gene encoding phosphate acyltransferase PlsX, whose product MIIGLDMMGGDFAPLEAVKGIQLYLSETDSPATLFLTGDEAQINPLLQEYNIPADRVKVVHAPQVIDMHEHPTKALKEKQQSSIAVGFHLLASGKTEAFISAGNTGAMLVGAMYSIKAIEGVQRPTISTIIPKEDGKTGLLLDVGLNADCKPENLNQFAILGSLYAQHILGITNPRVALLNIGEEEGKGNILAQNTYPLLKENSQINFTGNIEGRDVLEDKADVMVCEGFTGNVILKMAESIYDITHRKEIKHEYFDRFNFELYGGTPVLGVAKPVIIGHGISHAKAFSNMIKVAQKMIETDLMSKMKQSFVG is encoded by the coding sequence ATGATAATTGGTTTAGATATGATGGGTGGAGATTTTGCACCGCTGGAAGCGGTGAAAGGTATCCAGCTATATTTGTCGGAAACTGATAGTCCGGCAACATTGTTTCTAACCGGTGATGAAGCACAGATCAATCCCCTGCTGCAGGAATATAATATTCCTGCCGACCGGGTGAAAGTAGTGCATGCGCCACAGGTTATTGACATGCATGAACATCCCACCAAAGCGCTCAAGGAAAAGCAACAATCTTCTATCGCTGTAGGGTTTCACCTGCTCGCCTCAGGCAAAACAGAAGCATTTATCAGCGCCGGTAATACCGGGGCCATGCTGGTAGGCGCCATGTACAGCATCAAGGCCATAGAAGGTGTGCAGCGCCCCACCATTTCCACCATTATTCCCAAAGAAGACGGTAAAACCGGGTTATTACTGGATGTAGGGTTAAATGCCGACTGTAAGCCGGAAAACCTGAACCAGTTTGCCATCCTGGGCTCCCTGTATGCACAGCATATCCTGGGCATTACCAATCCGCGGGTAGCCCTGCTGAATATTGGTGAAGAAGAAGGCAAGGGCAATATCCTGGCGCAGAATACCTATCCCCTGCTGAAAGAAAACAGCCAGATCAACTTTACCGGCAACATAGAAGGCCGGGATGTACTGGAAGATAAAGCCGACGTAATGGTATGCGAAGGCTTTACCGGTAATGTGATCCTGAAAATGGCTGAATCCATCTACGACATTACCCACCGCAAAGAGATTAAGCACGAGTACTTCGACCGCTTCAATTTTGAGCTGTATGGCGGCACCCCCGTGCTGGGTGTAGCCAAGCCCGTGATCATTGGTCATGGCATCTCCCATGCCAAGGCATTTTCCAATATGATCAAAGTGGCACAGAAAATGATTGAAACAGACCTGATGAGTAAGATGAAGCAGAGCTTTGTAGGCTAA
- a CDS encoding CPBP family intramembrane glutamic endopeptidase, which translates to MIPILRYLREYIRGLNAKLWALVSLLMAILIYINYTSGIERHLMTQGALPRLAGFFFLYLFVFGVAWLLQYLFAPRAYPPPRFFYFLLLAAPLIFAIKVSADDIAAWLTSGLTIPWDRYGYMALNWPVKCVLVFLLVALVWRMGKYEGPVAGMQLKGFDAKPYFLLLLCMIPLLALAATQSDFQQTYPKVQRIAFISAYTTTAGPWKLLYELSYGIDFLTIEFFFRGFLVLAFVRYAGKGAILPMAAFYCSIHFGKPLFECISSYFGGMILGVVVFHTRSIWGGLIVHLGIAWLMELTGYITA; encoded by the coding sequence ATGATACCTATCCTCCGTTATTTACGGGAATACATTCGTGGGCTCAATGCCAAATTATGGGCATTGGTGAGCCTGTTGATGGCTATACTCATTTATATCAACTATACCAGTGGTATTGAAAGACACCTGATGACCCAGGGCGCCCTGCCCCGGCTGGCCGGTTTCTTTTTTCTCTACCTGTTTGTTTTTGGAGTTGCCTGGCTGTTGCAATACCTGTTTGCCCCCAGGGCCTATCCCCCGCCCCGTTTCTTCTATTTCCTCTTACTGGCCGCCCCCCTGATCTTTGCCATTAAGGTATCGGCCGATGATATTGCCGCCTGGCTCACCTCTGGCCTTACCATTCCCTGGGACCGGTACGGCTATATGGCCCTGAACTGGCCGGTAAAATGCGTACTGGTATTCCTGCTGGTAGCCCTTGTATGGCGGATGGGTAAATATGAAGGCCCGGTAGCCGGCATGCAACTAAAAGGCTTTGATGCGAAGCCTTATTTCCTCTTGTTGCTGTGTATGATTCCCCTGCTGGCATTAGCCGCCACACAAAGCGATTTCCAGCAAACCTATCCCAAAGTACAGCGCATTGCCTTTATTTCAGCGTATACTACCACTGCCGGGCCCTGGAAGCTCTTGTATGAACTTTCCTATGGCATCGATTTCCTCACCATAGAATTCTTTTTCCGCGGATTCCTGGTATTGGCATTTGTACGGTATGCCGGTAAGGGGGCCATCCTGCCCATGGCCGCTTTTTATTGCAGCATCCATTTTGGCAAGCCACTCTTTGAATGTATCAGCTCTTATTTTGGCGGTATGATCTTAGGCGTGGTGGTGTTTCATACCCGCAGCATCTGGGGAGGATTGATCGTTCACCTGGGTATTGCCTGGCTGATGGAACTGACCGGTTATATTACCGCCTGA
- a CDS encoding Smr/MutS family protein encodes MKFQIGDKVVVLHSNDDGEVVDIINEKMVLVDVRGVKFPAYTDQLDFPYFKQFTQKKLVPDNKPKKEKKYIDDLPREKKIVKDKVVDGVWLTFIPVMVPDEFGDDVVEDLKVHLINRTHTGYKFTYKLNYFGDTSFDLVNHQVHPFEDFYLHDVPFENLNDSPTFSFEFSLINPDKNKAEYYEASVKLKPKQVFSRIEELKKKGEATFSYKLFDTYPPRMEDPGIDISALSSKGYKVYDASQTRQHLEPAKNEIDLHIEKLTPDPDALDNLEKLDLQLKTFEKYLDLAILHHKPAFIAIHGVGSGKLRDEIHEVLRLRKEVKSFFNKYHPAYGYGATEIYFQY; translated from the coding sequence ATGAAGTTTCAGATAGGCGATAAAGTGGTGGTACTGCACTCCAATGATGACGGGGAAGTGGTAGATATAATCAACGAGAAAATGGTGCTGGTAGACGTACGGGGCGTAAAATTCCCGGCCTATACCGACCAGTTGGATTTCCCTTATTTCAAACAGTTTACACAGAAGAAACTGGTTCCGGACAACAAGCCCAAAAAGGAAAAGAAATACATAGATGACCTCCCCCGCGAGAAGAAGATCGTAAAAGATAAAGTGGTGGATGGAGTATGGCTCACCTTTATTCCCGTGATGGTGCCCGATGAGTTTGGCGATGATGTGGTGGAGGATCTGAAAGTGCACCTGATCAACAGAACGCATACGGGGTATAAATTCACCTATAAGCTCAATTATTTCGGTGACACCTCCTTTGACCTGGTGAATCACCAGGTACATCCTTTTGAAGACTTTTACCTGCATGATGTACCTTTTGAGAACCTGAATGACAGTCCCACGTTTTCCTTTGAGTTTTCCCTGATCAACCCGGATAAAAATAAGGCGGAATATTATGAGGCTTCTGTTAAGCTCAAGCCCAAACAGGTATTCTCACGTATTGAGGAGTTGAAGAAAAAGGGAGAGGCTACTTTCTCCTATAAATTATTTGACACTTATCCGCCCCGGATGGAAGACCCGGGTATTGACATCAGTGCACTGAGCTCCAAAGGCTATAAAGTATATGATGCGTCCCAAACGCGCCAGCACCTGGAGCCTGCCAAAAATGAGATAGACCTGCACATTGAAAAGCTCACCCCCGATCCGGATGCGCTGGACAACCTGGAGAAGCTGGACCTGCAGTTAAAGACCTTTGAAAAATACCTCGACCTCGCCATTCTTCACCACAAGCCGGCTTTCATTGCCATTCATGGCGTGGGCAGTGGCAAACTGCGGGATGAAATACATGAGGTATTGCGCTTGCGGAAAGAAGTGAAGAGCTTCTTCAACAAGTACCATCCTGCTTACGGCTACGGCGCCACGGAGATCTACTTCCAGTATTAA
- a CDS encoding amino acid permease: MANSLFRTKKVDSILAEGGDGEHGSGLKRVLSVKDLTFFGIAAIIGAGSFSSLGEACFKGGPGVVVLFIICGIACAFTAFCYSEFASRIPVAGSAYTYAYASFGELFAWIIGWALIMEYSIGNIYVAFSWSDYFTSLLHKINVHIPDYLTCSYLEAKKAVANASSNTELINAWNSAPVMGGLRIIFDLPALIINGLITILVYIGIKESRNFSNAMVILKLAVVALVILVGAAYINTDNWFPANDAGVPSFMPNGFGGVMAAVSGVFFAYIGFDAVSVLAEESKNPQRDLPKGMSYSLVICTVVYILLALVLTGVVNYRQFEGVGDPLAKIFEVKGVGWMQMLVAACAVIAMTSVMLVFQMGQPRIWMSMSRDGLLPPVFQRIHHKFKTPSFATILTGVVVGVPILFTDKSFVLDFTSIATLFAFVLVCGGVLLLPRREKQPGRFNMPYINGQFIYPVIVLGALVILLVFADNYFADLFNYDFSANADYKEGSVTFMDLAIPKISLIIFWLTCLILSAMTVVKKYSLIPLMGVTTCLYLLTGMTKSNWVWFLGWLAIGLIIYFMYGYRKSKLATAP; this comes from the coding sequence ATGGCTAATTCACTGTTCCGTACCAAAAAAGTTGATTCTATACTGGCAGAAGGCGGCGATGGTGAGCATGGCTCCGGCTTAAAGCGCGTACTCAGTGTAAAAGACCTTACTTTCTTTGGTATTGCCGCCATCATTGGCGCCGGTAGCTTTAGCAGCCTGGGGGAAGCCTGTTTTAAAGGCGGTCCCGGGGTAGTGGTATTATTCATCATCTGCGGTATTGCCTGTGCATTTACGGCCTTTTGTTATTCTGAATTTGCCAGTCGCATCCCGGTGGCCGGCAGCGCCTATACGTATGCTTATGCTTCTTTTGGAGAGCTCTTTGCCTGGATCATTGGCTGGGCGCTCATCATGGAATACTCTATCGGGAACATTTATGTAGCCTTTTCCTGGAGTGATTACTTCACCTCCTTACTGCATAAGATCAATGTACACATACCCGACTACCTCACCTGCAGCTACCTCGAAGCGAAAAAGGCGGTGGCCAATGCCTCTTCCAATACAGAGTTGATCAATGCCTGGAATTCGGCGCCGGTTATGGGTGGTCTGCGTATCATTTTCGACCTTCCTGCCCTTATTATCAATGGGCTTATTACGATACTGGTATACATCGGCATCAAGGAGTCCCGCAACTTCAGCAATGCGATGGTGATCCTCAAACTGGCGGTAGTAGCGCTGGTGATCCTGGTAGGGGCTGCTTATATCAATACCGATAACTGGTTCCCGGCCAACGATGCAGGTGTGCCTTCCTTCATGCCCAACGGCTTTGGAGGGGTGATGGCAGCAGTATCGGGGGTATTCTTTGCCTACATTGGTTTTGATGCCGTGAGCGTACTGGCGGAGGAAAGTAAAAATCCCCAGCGCGACCTGCCTAAAGGCATGTCTTATTCACTGGTCATTTGTACGGTGGTGTACATTCTGCTTGCCCTGGTATTGACCGGTGTTGTGAACTACCGGCAGTTTGAAGGGGTAGGGGACCCATTGGCTAAGATATTTGAAGTAAAGGGCGTGGGTTGGATGCAAATGCTTGTAGCAGCCTGTGCCGTTATTGCTATGACCAGCGTAATGCTCGTTTTCCAGATGGGACAACCGCGTATCTGGATGAGCATGAGCCGGGACGGACTGCTGCCACCTGTATTCCAGCGTATCCACCACAAATTTAAAACACCCTCTTTTGCTACCATTCTTACCGGTGTGGTAGTAGGTGTTCCCATTTTATTTACCGACAAATCGTTCGTGCTCGATTTCACCAGCATCGCTACCCTGTTTGCTTTTGTACTGGTATGCGGTGGTGTGCTGCTGTTGCCCCGGAGGGAAAAACAGCCCGGCAGGTTTAATATGCCCTATATCAACGGGCAGTTTATCTATCCTGTCATTGTACTGGGCGCGCTGGTGATCCTGCTGGTGTTTGCCGACAATTATTTCGCCGATCTGTTCAATTATGATTTTTCTGCCAATGCAGATTATAAGGAAGGCAGTGTAACCTTTATGGACCTGGCCATTCCTAAAATATCACTCATCATCTTCTGGCTCACCTGCCTGATATTGAGTGCCATGACAGTGGTTAAAAAATACTCCCTGATCCCGCTTATGGGCGTCACCACCTGCCTGTACCTGCTTACCGGCATGACCAAGAGCAACTGGGTATGGTTCCTGGGCTGGCTCGCAATAGGGCTTATCATTTATTTCATGTACGGCTATCGCAAAAGCAAACTGGCTACTGCCCCATAG
- a CDS encoding polyprenyl synthetase family protein translates to MHSFEELSKQFTEKFSTRHFPEQPASLYDPNEYFLSLGGKRVRPILCLMGNELFDEIVPDAWLVATAIELFHNFTLIHDDIMDKAPLRRNMPTVHEKYGESTALLAGDVMLVVAYDYLNKIKSEHQRKIINLFNKTAKEVCEGQQLDMDFEQKESVHLDEYIHMIALKTSVLLAGSLKMGALLGGASKGNQEDIYAFGRELGIAFQVQDDYLDAFGDPAKFGKQVGGDIMANKKTFLVIKALESGTPAQVKELRRLMQENPSDKVERVLTLFREGGVDKWAFDLKEQYINSAFGHLDNIAVLSGRKQPLRDLAHFLVQRDY, encoded by the coding sequence ATGCATTCATTTGAGGAATTATCGAAACAGTTTACGGAAAAATTCAGCACCCGTCATTTCCCGGAGCAGCCAGCCTCCCTCTATGATCCCAATGAATACTTCCTGAGCCTGGGGGGCAAAAGGGTGCGGCCCATCCTGTGCCTCATGGGCAATGAGCTTTTTGATGAAATTGTGCCCGATGCCTGGCTGGTAGCCACTGCCATTGAGCTCTTTCACAACTTTACCCTTATTCATGATGATATCATGGACAAAGCCCCGTTGCGCAGGAATATGCCTACGGTGCATGAGAAATATGGGGAGTCAACTGCCCTGCTGGCCGGCGACGTGATGCTGGTAGTGGCCTATGATTACCTCAATAAAATAAAATCTGAGCACCAGCGAAAGATCATCAACCTCTTCAATAAAACAGCCAAAGAAGTATGCGAGGGGCAGCAACTGGACATGGATTTTGAGCAAAAAGAGAGCGTGCACCTCGATGAGTACATTCACATGATAGCCCTGAAAACCTCCGTGTTACTGGCCGGCAGTTTGAAGATGGGCGCGCTTCTTGGCGGCGCTTCCAAAGGCAACCAGGAGGATATATACGCTTTTGGGCGTGAACTGGGTATTGCCTTCCAGGTACAGGATGATTACCTCGATGCCTTTGGCGATCCCGCCAAATTTGGCAAGCAGGTAGGCGGAGACATCATGGCCAATAAGAAAACCTTCCTCGTTATCAAAGCCCTGGAGTCGGGTACGCCCGCACAGGTAAAAGAGCTCCGGCGGCTCATGCAGGAGAACCCTTCCGACAAGGTGGAGCGGGTACTCACCCTTTTCCGGGAAGGAGGGGTTGATAAATGGGCTTTTGACCTCAAAGAACAATATATCAACAGTGCTTTCGGGCACCTCGACAACATCGCTGTATTGTCGGGCCGTAAACAGCCCTTAAGAGACCTGGCCCACTTCCTGGTGCAGCGGGATTATTGA
- a CDS encoding 1-aminocyclopropane-1-carboxylate deaminase/D-cysteine desulfhydrase, with product MNENPQIFQLLPNFSIPWLRLVNSPTPIFQLKTIGNVTNCNNLWLKNDGETGNLFGGNKIRNLEFLIPDALRKKASTLITFGSIESNHAIATALYGKAFNLKVKLYLCNLSNSQNKDLEKHLSLLSKIGAEVFIVSKRRCFLESHLSKHHITSLYSPCSNYIIPIGGASPTGCLGHINAAIELYTQIQNCGAQKPFTIFLPVGSGGTIAGLIAGFTLLQYPVHIVGVYVSKGPSRRSILNLAKQTLKLVLKNSKKETIYNLSNVSFELTGKYKGQGYRIPTDKSTDIEKLFRERESIYLDDTYASKAACALLDYSKLNPNIGSNIFWHTSNNKSL from the coding sequence ATGAATGAGAATCCACAGATATTTCAGCTATTACCTAACTTCTCAATCCCTTGGTTAAGACTTGTTAATTCACCTACTCCGATATTTCAACTAAAGACAATTGGGAATGTAACCAATTGTAATAACCTTTGGTTAAAAAATGATGGGGAAACAGGAAATCTTTTTGGAGGGAACAAAATACGAAATTTAGAATTTTTAATTCCTGATGCCTTAAGAAAAAAAGCTTCTACATTAATAACATTTGGCTCTATTGAAAGTAATCATGCTATCGCTACTGCTTTATATGGTAAAGCATTCAACTTGAAAGTAAAATTATACTTATGCAACCTATCAAACTCACAAAATAAGGATTTGGAAAAGCATTTATCACTTTTGTCAAAAATTGGTGCAGAAGTGTTTATAGTTTCCAAAAGAAGGTGCTTTCTCGAGAGCCATCTTTCGAAACATCATATTACTTCACTCTACTCTCCATGCTCTAATTATATTATACCTATAGGCGGAGCTTCTCCCACTGGTTGCCTTGGGCATATTAATGCTGCAATTGAACTTTATACGCAAATACAGAATTGTGGTGCACAAAAACCATTTACAATCTTTCTTCCTGTCGGTTCAGGGGGAACTATTGCAGGACTTATTGCAGGTTTTACATTACTTCAATATCCAGTTCACATTGTCGGTGTTTATGTTTCTAAGGGCCCCTCTCGACGATCAATACTTAATTTAGCAAAACAAACTCTTAAACTTGTCCTAAAAAATAGCAAAAAAGAAACCATTTATAACTTATCAAACGTCTCATTTGAGTTGACAGGCAAATATAAAGGCCAAGGCTATCGTATTCCAACAGACAAATCAACAGATATCGAAAAATTATTTAGAGAGAGAGAAAGCATTTACTTAGACGATACTTATGCATCTAAAGCCGCTTGTGCGCTTTTAGATTATTCAAAGCTAAACCCTAACATAGGTTCTAATATATTTTGGCATACCTCAAATAACAAATCATTATGA
- a CDS encoding bile acid:sodium symporter family protein codes for MNVGFMDILIGFVTSLIMFGIGLTLTIKDFKSIFINHKIVGVPLFFQMVALPIIAFYICYSAHIKPEFKVGLIILACSPGGSTSGFITYLLKANVALSISLTAINSLLTLISIPLVVSMGLKAFMAQSANLSLPVLPTIIQIISAILIPTMTGLLIRHYKTSFAIKTEKIVKVIMIILLITIFIIKFFASEDKGGAKIEKADYISILPYCVIFNLTCIILGYIFIKFFHLDHKTAITTSVETSVHNTPLALLIAGTIIGNQEMVKPILIYSIFSFWTPLAFGYFANKLVTVNERKSDGTGNRKNKYKLPTRDWKSEE; via the coding sequence ATGAACGTAGGATTCATGGATATTCTTATAGGATTTGTTACCAGCCTAATAATGTTTGGAATAGGGTTAACTCTAACTATTAAAGATTTCAAAAGTATTTTCATAAATCATAAGATTGTTGGCGTGCCATTATTCTTCCAAATGGTCGCATTGCCAATAATAGCATTCTACATTTGCTATTCTGCCCATATTAAACCAGAGTTCAAGGTGGGTTTAATTATTTTGGCTTGTAGTCCTGGTGGCTCAACGTCTGGTTTTATTACATATCTTCTGAAAGCTAATGTCGCATTGTCTATTTCGTTAACTGCAATAAACAGTCTATTAACTTTAATCTCAATCCCGTTGGTAGTTTCAATGGGCCTGAAAGCATTTATGGCTCAATCGGCCAATTTGAGCCTCCCAGTTCTACCGACAATTATTCAAATTATATCAGCAATACTTATACCGACGATGACTGGACTATTGATACGTCATTATAAAACCTCATTTGCCATTAAGACAGAGAAAATAGTAAAGGTAATAATGATAATTCTTCTGATTACAATATTCATAATCAAATTCTTTGCAAGTGAAGACAAAGGAGGAGCTAAAATCGAAAAAGCAGATTATATTTCTATACTACCTTATTGCGTAATATTTAATCTAACGTGCATTATATTGGGCTATATATTTATTAAATTTTTCCATTTAGACCACAAAACGGCCATTACTACATCTGTTGAGACAAGTGTTCATAATACACCTTTGGCTCTTCTCATTGCAGGAACAATAATAGGCAATCAAGAAATGGTTAAACCTATCCTTATTTATTCAATATTTTCATTTTGGACGCCATTGGCATTTGGGTATTTTGCAAATAAATTAGTTACAGTAAATGAAAGAAAGAGTGATGGAACAGGCAATCGAAAGAATAAATACAAATTACCAACACGAGATTGGAAAAGTGAAGAATGA
- a CDS encoding M23 family metallopeptidase translates to MKLFISSIFLLSSLPCLAQLSDREVMDLKSGRRKDDTSYVYWLPYEESKSFLLIQASNSKMSHKEELSLDFKMKKGSKICAAREGIVTQARGDSDKGGLKEENLADGNYIIIRHYDGSVAKYWHLEKEGVYVQVGDTVQKGQLIGASGNTGYTAFPHLHFQINDASGRQILTRFYTRRGILYLRPGNWYRCVHD, encoded by the coding sequence GTGAAACTATTCATCTCTTCTATCTTCCTCCTTTCCTCCCTCCCCTGTCTTGCACAGTTATCTGACCGGGAAGTGATGGACCTGAAATCGGGCCGCAGGAAGGATGATACCAGTTATGTATACTGGTTGCCTTACGAAGAAAGCAAAAGCTTTCTGCTGATCCAGGCGTCGAATAGCAAGATGAGCCATAAAGAGGAGTTATCGCTGGACTTTAAGATGAAGAAAGGCAGTAAGATCTGTGCTGCCCGGGAAGGAATTGTGACACAGGCGCGGGGTGACAGTGACAAAGGCGGACTAAAAGAAGAAAACCTGGCCGATGGCAATTATATTATCATCCGGCATTATGATGGCAGCGTTGCCAAATACTGGCACCTGGAAAAAGAGGGTGTTTATGTGCAGGTAGGCGATACCGTTCAAAAAGGACAACTTATTGGTGCATCAGGTAATACCGGCTATACAGCCTTCCCCCATTTGCATTTTCAGATCAATGACGCCTCCGGCCGGCAGATATTAACACGTTTCTATACCCGAAGGGGTATACTTTACCTGCGACCAGGCAACTGGTATAGGTGTGTGCATGACTGA
- a CDS encoding toll/interleukin-1 receptor domain-containing protein: MQNHNCRDFEFDVALSFAGEDRKYVEAVASFLLKSGLKVFYDKYEKANLWGKDLYQHLDNVYQNTSKYVVIFISQNYAKKLWTSHELKSAQARAFTESKEYILPARFDSTEIPGVRKTLGYIDLNEHTPSELAKLIIQKLEKHKLENVLPRDAKRLKQLLALQEWDFDDEEIDFICHNIFTKLKLLSQDEKFVIGKILIEGCEHDLPNDIHIEMKVLERHTQMSREDILATLNNITGLGFEYKIKKVTHGTKRQGNQHKEELLSLTFTPLTEAVKYDNITLFLVKMFAAAYGGYCLNCAFNGFLRLDFSNLKKSFTKKELAEFAEDEED, from the coding sequence ATGCAAAATCATAACTGTAGAGACTTTGAATTTGACGTTGCTCTTTCCTTTGCCGGAGAAGACAGAAAATATGTTGAGGCAGTTGCTTCTTTTTTATTGAAGAGCGGGCTAAAAGTTTTTTACGACAAATATGAAAAGGCAAATTTATGGGGTAAAGACTTATATCAGCATCTTGACAACGTATATCAAAATACGTCTAAATATGTGGTAATATTTATTTCTCAGAACTATGCAAAAAAACTTTGGACAAGTCATGAATTAAAATCGGCTCAGGCGAGAGCTTTTACTGAAAGTAAAGAATACATACTTCCAGCAAGGTTTGACAGCACAGAAATCCCAGGAGTTCGAAAAACGCTTGGGTATATTGATTTAAATGAACATACTCCAAGCGAATTGGCTAAATTAATTATTCAAAAATTAGAGAAACATAAACTTGAGAATGTTTTACCAAGAGATGCAAAACGGCTGAAGCAACTTTTGGCTTTGCAAGAGTGGGATTTTGATGATGAAGAAATTGACTTTATATGTCATAATATTTTTACTAAGCTTAAATTATTAAGCCAAGATGAAAAATTCGTAATTGGAAAGATTCTAATCGAGGGTTGCGAACACGACCTACCGAATGATATTCACATAGAGATGAAAGTTTTAGAAAGACATACCCAGATGTCAAGAGAGGACATATTAGCCACGCTGAATAACATTACAGGTTTGGGCTTTGAGTATAAAATTAAGAAGGTGACCCATGGCACTAAAAGGCAAGGCAATCAGCATAAAGAAGAACTATTGTCTCTAACTTTTACACCTTTGACAGAAGCTGTAAAGTATGACAATATAACTCTTTTCTTAGTCAAAATGTTTGCTGCAGCATACGGTGGTTATTGTCTTAATTGTGCATTTAACGGATTTCTGAGGCTAGACTTTAGCAACTTAAAAAAATCTTTCACAAAGAAGGAATTGGCTGAATTTGCAGAGGACGAAGAAGACTAA